One region of Nitrososphaerales archaeon genomic DNA includes:
- a CDS encoding TFIIB-type zinc ribbon-containing protein: MVKDVSMISDRCPRCGKGPMVTDNSSGEMFCGSCGFVVTERIEELGPEWRAFSKEEHEDRSRAGIPTSLAMHDMGLATIIGPIDKDASGKPLSASMKSTIERLRTWDSRSQVHEPVDRNFRQAFSELDRLKDKLAVGDAVIEKAAYVYRKALEKGLVRGRSISALVAAALYAACRDTETPRTLKDIAGASNIKKKDVARCYRLLIRELDLKMPVVDPVRCVARIAGKAGLSEKTKRKALDILKKAEEVKISAGKDPMGLAAAALYVACVMNGENKTQKDVAEAAGVTEVTIRNRYKGLKMALKL; encoded by the coding sequence ATGGTGAAAGATGTTTCTATGATCAGCGATAGATGCCCCCGCTGTGGTAAGGGGCCGATGGTAACAGATAACTCCAGCGGCGAAATGTTCTGCGGAAGTTGCGGATTCGTTGTAACTGAAAGAATCGAGGAATTGGGTCCAGAATGGAGAGCGTTCTCCAAAGAAGAGCATGAAGACAGAAGTAGAGCTGGGATTCCAACTTCGTTAGCGATGCATGACATGGGCTTGGCAACTATAATAGGTCCCATAGACAAGGATGCTTCTGGCAAACCGTTATCTGCTTCTATGAAGAGCACGATTGAGCGACTAAGAACATGGGACAGCAGAAGTCAGGTCCATGAACCAGTAGACAGAAACTTTAGGCAAGCATTCAGCGAACTTGACAGGTTAAAGGATAAGTTAGCGGTAGGCGATGCAGTAATAGAAAAGGCTGCATATGTATACAGAAAGGCACTTGAAAAGGGCCTCGTAAGGGGTAGATCAATTTCTGCACTGGTGGCAGCTGCACTATATGCTGCGTGTAGAGATACAGAGACGCCTAGAACGTTGAAGGATATAGCTGGCGCGAGCAATATAAAGAAGAAGGACGTGGCAAGATGCTACAGGCTGCTTATACGTGAACTGGATCTGAAGATGCCTGTAGTTGATCCAGTAAGATGTGTTGCTAGGATAGCAGGCAAGGCTGGTTTGAGCGAAAAGACCAAGAGAAAAGCACTTGACATTCTGAAGAAAGCTGAAGAGGTAAAGATTTCTGCAGGAAAGGACCCAATGGGACTGGCAGCAGCGGCATTGTATGTGGCATGTGTTATGAATGGTGAGAACAAGACGCAGAAGGATGTTGCAGAGGCAGCTGGAGTTACGGAAGTGACTATAAGGAATAGATACAAGGGTCTTAAGATGGCCCTTAAACTCTAA
- a CDS encoding CPBP family intramembrane glutamic endopeptidase — protein sequence MHARSALKHALLIFYAAVLGILFALMVLAFPLGAYVVFNTELGSAITHEFPLESFYMFFAGLPVDLPIHNQLGEIFIVLWSFYLLFFAILMLSPKKNILQSLVGTVRGEDVSKDNALHMIIIWFAVLLVVSKALEFVQQSAGIGIGSVEFANPLIHFFNITAAPLREELGFRVILVGIPAYIMLAKRRSISSFFKTLWYPSNHTYFNPYTRRKVFMLITFSAILFGIAHLFFGGGWSYGKITQAMIGGWIIGWLYYRYGLHAAILLHWSTNYFIFSYGYFGKTVWGFSESSTSNNPLLGGIDFLLTIAGIIAIALYLQKKISEHISVEEQNGFKDSNLM from the coding sequence TTGCATGCCAGGTCTGCTCTTAAACATGCTCTTCTAATCTTTTATGCCGCTGTGCTGGGAATATTATTTGCTTTGATGGTTCTGGCGTTTCCCCTGGGCGCCTACGTAGTTTTCAACACAGAGCTAGGTTCTGCTATAACACACGAATTTCCGCTAGAAAGTTTTTACATGTTTTTTGCTGGTCTGCCAGTTGACCTACCCATACATAATCAATTGGGAGAGATCTTTATTGTTCTCTGGTCTTTCTACCTGCTCTTCTTTGCCATACTCATGCTTAGTCCAAAGAAGAATATACTGCAATCACTGGTAGGAACTGTAAGAGGAGAAGACGTCTCCAAAGATAATGCCCTGCACATGATCATCATTTGGTTTGCTGTGTTATTGGTGGTATCAAAGGCGCTTGAGTTTGTGCAGCAATCGGCAGGAATAGGCATAGGTTCTGTAGAATTCGCCAATCCTTTAATCCACTTCTTCAACATAACAGCTGCTCCTCTGCGAGAGGAATTAGGTTTCAGGGTTATACTTGTAGGTATACCAGCCTATATAATGCTGGCAAAGAGGCGTTCTATTTCAAGTTTCTTCAAAACCCTGTGGTACCCTAGCAACCATACGTACTTCAATCCGTATACACGCCGAAAGGTATTCATGTTGATAACCTTTAGTGCCATACTTTTCGGTATAGCGCATCTATTCTTTGGAGGAGGGTGGAGCTATGGAAAGATAACCCAGGCAATGATTGGTGGCTGGATCATAGGGTGGCTTTACTATAGATATGGCCTTCATGCTGCCATACTGCTGCACTGGAGCACCAACTACTTCATATTTTCCTATGGATATTTCGGTAAAACTGTATGGGGTTTTTCCGAGAGCAGTACTAGCAATAATCCATTGTTAGGAGGTATTGATTTTCTGCTTACAATCGCAGGGATAATTGCCATAGCTCTATATTTACAGAAGAAGATAAGCGAACACATCTCTGTAGAGGAACAGAATGGGTTTAAAGACAGCAATCTCATGTAA
- the yciH gene encoding stress response translation initiation inhibitor YciH, with the protein MAVICKKCGLPEDLCACGELEKEETRIVVRLEKRAFNKDTTMIEGFNPKLADLGKIVKHLKNRLACGGTAKDGYILLQGDHRDNIKRHLIDLGFSESSIEVH; encoded by the coding sequence AATGCGGACTACCTGAAGATTTGTGCGCTTGTGGTGAACTCGAGAAGGAGGAAACGCGTATCGTCGTGCGCCTCGAGAAGAGGGCTTTTAACAAAGACACAACAATGATAGAAGGGTTCAACCCCAAGCTTGCCGATTTGGGCAAGATCGTGAAACATTTGAAGAACAGACTCGCATGTGGTGGCACGGCGAAGGATGGTTATATTTTACTACAAGGGGATCATAGAGATAATATAAAGAGGCATCTGATCGATCTAGGATTTAGCGAGTCTTCTATAGAAGTGCATTAA